Proteins encoded together in one Thalassotalea crassostreae window:
- a CDS encoding transcriptional regulator GcvA codes for MNTRLPPLNSLKAFEVAARHLSFTKAANELFVTQAAVSHQIKSLESFLGIKLFMRKNRSLLLTEEGQSYYLDIKDIFNSLNLATQKLFAKGEKGTITVCIQPSLAIQWLVPKLSEFNAKYPEIDVRIKADDGDDDTLHDDVDIAFYYGRGPWANVNATKIIDEYLQPVCSPAMLMSGNALFEIKDLTKQTLLHDTSRNDWKRWFKSVGEDSKLVNIKAVKQGPIFSHSALVLQAAVHGQGVALVNNILAKPELEAGRLVAPFPQVLNTKNGFYIVVREEQLECSRIAQFRDWVIATVAAEASEVIELENY; via the coding sequence ATGAATACCCGATTACCGCCGTTAAATTCGTTAAAAGCCTTCGAAGTTGCCGCTAGACATCTTAGCTTTACTAAAGCTGCAAATGAACTATTTGTTACCCAGGCGGCAGTTTCACACCAAATAAAGTCGTTAGAATCATTTTTAGGCATAAAATTATTTATGCGAAAGAACCGTTCATTGTTATTAACGGAAGAAGGTCAGTCCTACTATTTAGATATTAAAGATATTTTTAATTCACTAAATTTAGCAACACAAAAGTTATTTGCTAAGGGAGAAAAGGGAACCATTACCGTATGCATACAGCCAAGCTTAGCGATACAATGGTTAGTGCCTAAGTTGAGTGAATTTAACGCTAAATATCCTGAAATTGATGTGCGCATAAAAGCTGATGATGGTGATGACGATACCTTGCATGATGATGTTGATATCGCCTTTTATTACGGCCGTGGACCTTGGGCTAATGTCAACGCCACAAAAATCATTGATGAATATTTACAGCCTGTTTGTTCTCCTGCAATGTTGATGTCTGGCAATGCGTTATTCGAGATTAAAGATTTAACGAAACAAACGTTATTGCATGATACGAGCCGAAATGATTGGAAGCGTTGGTTTAAATCTGTAGGTGAAGATTCAAAGTTAGTTAATATTAAAGCGGTTAAACAAGGCCCTATTTTTAGCCATTCTGCACTTGTATTACAAGCTGCAGTCCATGGTCAAGGTGTTGCTTTAGTCAATAATATTCTGGCTAAGCCAGAGCTAGAAGCAGGGCGCTTGGTAGCGCCATTTCCACAAGTGTTAAATACCAAGAACGGCTTCTATATTGTTGTTCGTGAAGAGCAGTTGGAGTGTTCTCGAATTGCGCAATTTCGTGATTGGGTAATTGCAACTGTCGCAGCAGAAGCCTCAGAAGTCATTGAACTGGAGAATTATTAG
- a CDS encoding VOC family protein codes for MNLNQVTLPVNDMEKSTKFYRTLGFTQIVDTPHYARFECPEGDSTFSLSLENPELVCGTVIYFEHEKLDQWVHNLKIKGVKFDQEPMDQSYLWREAILYDPSGNKIKLYWAGENRINPPWRVEIYS; via the coding sequence ATGAATTTAAATCAAGTTACATTACCTGTTAATGATATGGAAAAGTCTACTAAGTTTTATCGAACATTAGGGTTTACTCAAATTGTCGATACACCTCATTATGCCCGTTTTGAATGTCCAGAAGGGGACTCAACCTTTTCCTTATCGTTAGAAAATCCTGAACTTGTATGCGGTACAGTTATCTATTTTGAACACGAGAAACTAGATCAGTGGGTGCATAATTTAAAAATCAAAGGCGTTAAGTTTGACCAAGAGCCAATGGACCAAAGTTATTTATGGCGAGAAGCTATTCTATATGACCCTTCGGGTAATAAAATAAAGCTCTATTGGGCAGGGGAAAATAGAATTAACCCACCTTGGCGTGTAGAAATTTATTCTTAA
- a CDS encoding GNAT family N-acetyltransferase, translating to MQIRPYKDLDLQSVLDSWELATRLAHEFMTDDFIAQERKNVAEIYLPNTDTWVAEIDGEVQGFIALMGNEVGAIFLQPKCHGKGIGKALMDKAQELHGDLEVEVFKANSIGRAFYSKYGFELSEEKYHEPTKQKVLRLKFTAVE from the coding sequence GTGCAAATACGACCATACAAAGATTTAGATTTACAGTCTGTTTTAGATTCGTGGGAACTCGCAACTCGTTTAGCCCACGAATTTATGACTGATGATTTCATCGCTCAAGAGCGAAAAAATGTCGCCGAAATCTATTTACCGAATACGGACACATGGGTCGCAGAAATTGATGGCGAAGTACAAGGTTTTATCGCGCTTATGGGAAACGAAGTTGGCGCTATATTTCTTCAACCGAAGTGTCATGGCAAAGGTATCGGCAAAGCCCTTATGGATAAAGCACAAGAATTACATGGTGATTTGGAAGTAGAAGTGTTCAAAGCAAATTCGATCGGTCGCGCTTTTTATTCTAAATATGGTTTTGAGCTATCAGAGGAAAAATACCACGAACCTACGAAGCAGAAAGTTTTGCGCCTGAAATTTACTGCTGTCGAGTAA
- the kdsA gene encoding 3-deoxy-8-phosphooctulonate synthase translates to MSLQTIDFANVSVANDKPFVLFGGMNVLESRDLAMKIAEHYVEVTTKLGIPYVFKASFDKANRSSVSSYRGPGMEKGLRIFEEIKSTFNIPVITDVHETHQAAPVAEVVDVIQLPAFLARQTDLVVAMAKTNAVVNVKKPQFLAAHEMRHIINKFGEAGNDKVILCERGSCYGYNNLVVDMLAMDEMTNMAPVIFDATHALQKPGGRSDSADGRRAQAAQLARSGMALGIAGLFIEAHPNPDEAKCDGPCALPLHALEGYLTQMKAIDDLVKSFEPLVTG, encoded by the coding sequence ATGAGTTTACAAACTATCGATTTTGCCAATGTTAGTGTTGCTAACGACAAGCCGTTTGTGCTTTTTGGTGGTATGAATGTACTTGAGTCACGGGATTTAGCAATGAAAATAGCTGAACACTATGTTGAAGTGACAACCAAACTTGGTATTCCTTACGTGTTCAAGGCGTCTTTTGATAAAGCGAATCGCTCGTCTGTATCATCATACCGTGGCCCTGGTATGGAAAAAGGCTTACGAATTTTTGAAGAAATTAAATCTACCTTCAATATCCCAGTCATCACCGATGTCCATGAAACACATCAAGCGGCCCCGGTTGCAGAAGTTGTTGATGTGATTCAGTTACCTGCATTCCTAGCTCGTCAAACCGATTTAGTTGTTGCTATGGCGAAGACCAATGCAGTGGTTAATGTTAAAAAACCGCAGTTTTTAGCAGCCCATGAAATGCGTCATATCATCAATAAATTTGGTGAAGCGGGCAATGACAAAGTAATACTTTGTGAGCGTGGTAGTTGTTACGGTTATAATAACCTAGTGGTTGATATGTTGGCGATGGATGAAATGACTAATATGGCACCTGTTATCTTTGATGCCACTCATGCTCTACAAAAACCTGGTGGTCGAAGTGATTCAGCTGATGGTCGACGAGCACAAGCAGCACAGCTTGCTCGTTCTGGTATGGCTTTAGGGATTGCCGGGTTGTTTATTGAAGCTCATCCTAATCCAGATGAAGCAAAATGTGATGGACCATGTGCATTACCATTACATGCGCTTGAAGGCTATTTAACACAAATGAAAGCAATTGATGATCTTGTTAAATCGTTCGAGCCATTGGTAACTGGCTAA
- a CDS encoding DUF819 domain-containing protein, whose protein sequence is MDSHALITNDASVLGLLAIILGLVFYTANSSNPQWKRFYAVVPAVLLCYFLPSLLNTFGVISGKESNLYFVASRYLLPTCLVLLTISVDLKAIAGLGTKALVMFLTGTLGIIIGGPIALLLVSSVSPGLLGVEGPEAVWRGLTTVAGSWIGGGANQAAMKEIYGVGDSIFSAMITVDIIVANIWMAVLLVMASKAKQIDEKAGADTAAITRLQEKVEQFQAEHSRNPALHDLMVILAVGFGVTGFAHMFADTITPFMVENFPTLDRLSFHSKFFWMIVFTTVVGIALSFTRLRKLEGVGASKVGSAMLYILIASIGMKMDVTMIADAPIYFVIGMVWMIIHASLMLFVAKLIKAPLFYMAVGSQANVGGAASAPIVASAFHPSLAPVGVLLAVLGYTVGTFAAWFCGQILQAI, encoded by the coding sequence ATGGATTCGCATGCTTTAATTACCAATGATGCTTCAGTCTTAGGTCTATTGGCAATAATACTCGGTTTAGTGTTTTATACCGCTAATAGTTCAAACCCACAATGGAAACGTTTCTACGCAGTAGTACCTGCGGTATTACTGTGCTACTTCTTACCATCATTATTAAATACGTTTGGCGTAATTAGTGGCAAAGAGTCTAACCTCTACTTTGTAGCTTCACGCTACCTTCTTCCAACCTGTTTAGTGTTACTTACTATTAGCGTCGATTTAAAAGCGATTGCTGGTTTAGGTACTAAGGCATTAGTAATGTTCCTGACCGGTACTTTGGGCATTATTATCGGTGGTCCAATAGCTTTGTTATTAGTATCTAGTGTAAGCCCTGGGCTATTAGGCGTTGAGGGGCCAGAAGCGGTATGGCGTGGTCTAACTACTGTTGCTGGTAGTTGGATTGGCGGCGGTGCGAACCAAGCTGCAATGAAAGAAATCTATGGTGTTGGTGATAGTATATTCTCAGCAATGATAACGGTAGATATTATTGTCGCCAATATTTGGATGGCAGTGCTGTTAGTCATGGCTTCAAAAGCTAAGCAAATTGATGAAAAAGCAGGAGCTGATACTGCGGCAATTACCCGCTTACAAGAGAAGGTAGAGCAGTTTCAAGCTGAACATTCTCGTAATCCAGCATTGCATGACCTAATGGTTATCTTAGCTGTTGGTTTTGGTGTTACTGGTTTCGCCCATATGTTTGCTGATACCATCACGCCATTTATGGTTGAAAACTTTCCAACGCTCGACCGTTTAAGTTTTCACAGTAAGTTTTTCTGGATGATTGTCTTTACCACGGTAGTTGGTATTGCACTGTCATTCACTCGACTGCGCAAGCTTGAAGGCGTAGGTGCCTCGAAGGTTGGCTCGGCGATGTTATACATCTTAATTGCCTCAATTGGTATGAAGATGGATGTGACTATGATTGCTGATGCACCTATCTATTTTGTAATCGGTATGGTTTGGATGATAATCCATGCTTCATTAATGTTATTTGTTGCTAAACTAATTAAAGCGCCTTTATTTTACATGGCGGTAGGTTCACAGGCTAACGTTGGCGGTGCAGCATCCGCTCCAATTGTTGCTAGTGCATTTCATCCGTCATTAGCACCAGTGGGCGTATTGTTAGCTGTTTTAGGTTATACCGTAGGTACTTTTGCAGCTTGGTTTTGTGGACAAATACTGCAAGCAATTTAA
- a CDS encoding SirB1 family protein, translated as MKDLLLSELNSDHINLVQAVLWIEQSIFAEANSDMIQTMKDVDAFICHFQEEIDGCDDPLERAEKLLEEVFIGQVFAESYRQQWSTKSHQLSYSMAYRTIAPMLKNILMLHIFRACGFQIEAVYVPDEVMLRIICDQEYAIVFNSIDGVPINWLELDMRLSNMEQDDQHIGLEALSDKHLIKQYLVSLKTALIKEQQFDLALNCVELILALTPDDPFHRRDRGFLLQQLDCFKVAFDDYKYFIERCPENEQAKLLQIQLEMFNERVNVLH; from the coding sequence ATGAAAGATTTATTACTCAGTGAATTGAACTCTGACCACATCAATCTAGTGCAGGCTGTATTGTGGATCGAGCAGTCGATATTCGCTGAGGCAAACTCAGACATGATACAAACGATGAAAGATGTAGATGCTTTTATTTGCCATTTTCAAGAAGAGATTGATGGTTGTGATGATCCTCTTGAACGAGCAGAGAAACTGTTAGAAGAAGTGTTTATCGGACAAGTTTTTGCCGAGTCTTATCGTCAGCAGTGGTCAACAAAAAGTCATCAGTTGTCTTATAGCATGGCATACCGAACAATTGCGCCAATGCTTAAGAATATTCTTATGTTACATATCTTTAGGGCTTGTGGATTTCAAATTGAAGCGGTTTATGTTCCCGATGAAGTTATGCTAAGAATTATTTGTGATCAAGAGTATGCGATTGTTTTTAATAGTATTGATGGCGTACCAATTAACTGGCTAGAACTAGATATGCGCCTAAGTAATATGGAACAAGATGATCAGCATATTGGTTTAGAAGCGCTGAGCGACAAGCATTTGATTAAACAATACTTAGTATCATTGAAAACTGCTTTGATTAAAGAACAACAATTTGACTTAGCACTTAACTGTGTTGAGCTAATTTTGGCCCTTACTCCAGATGACCCTTTTCATCGTCGAGATCGCGGTTTTTTGCTACAACAGCTTGATTGCTTTAAAGTAGCATTCGATGACTACAAATATTTTATCGAACGTTGCCCTGAAAATGAGCAAGCTAAGCTATTGCAAATACAGCTTGAGATGTTTAATGAAAGAGTCAATGTATTGCACTAG
- a CDS encoding SirB2 family protein, with the protein MGILKHSHMLIAMISVALFTLRFALLMTKSDKRDARWLKIAPHVIDTILFVLGIYMMVKLSLYPGSVSWMTEKLLAVVAYIYTGYYTLKVARNNTMRVIGYLGSMGWVILIARIAMTKENFLL; encoded by the coding sequence TTGGGAATTTTGAAACACAGTCACATGTTAATCGCAATGATCAGCGTTGCTTTATTTACTTTGCGCTTTGCGTTGTTAATGACCAAGTCTGATAAGCGAGATGCGCGTTGGTTAAAAATAGCGCCCCATGTGATAGATACAATTTTGTTTGTACTTGGTATTTACATGATGGTTAAGCTGTCGTTATACCCAGGAAGTGTTTCTTGGATGACTGAAAAATTATTAGCAGTCGTTGCTTATATTTATACTGGTTATTACACATTGAAAGTAGCTCGAAATAATACTATGCGAGTTATTGGTTACTTAGGTTCAATGGGCTGGGTTATTTTGATTGCCCGTATAGCGATGACCAAAGAGAACTTTTTATTATAG
- the sstT gene encoding serine/threonine transporter SstT — MSNSLFKKLQATSLVNQIIVGIILGCIVAVVAPETAKSLSILGGLFVEALKAVAPILVFVLVVSSIANQKVDGEANLKPIVGLYLLGTLSAALVAVFMSFTFPTTLSLDLAGVEASPPQGLQEVLSTLIYKVVDNPINAIATGNFIGILAWGLGLGFALKHVNASTKTMVHDVADGISAIVRVVIRFAPFGIFGLVANTVATTGFSALQVYGELLFVLLGSMLIIALIVNPIIVYVITRKNPYPLIFICLRGSGITAFFTRSSAANIPVNMRLCKQLDLHEDTYSVSIPLGATINMAGAAITITVLTLAACNTLGINVDFGTAVLLSVIASISACGASGVAGGSLLLIPLACSLFGIDNDVAMQVIAIGFVISVVQDSAETALNSSTDVVFTAAASHHISKNL; from the coding sequence ATGAGTAATTCATTGTTTAAAAAGCTGCAAGCGACAAGCTTAGTAAATCAAATAATCGTCGGTATTATACTTGGTTGTATTGTTGCCGTAGTTGCTCCTGAAACTGCCAAGTCATTATCGATCCTTGGTGGTCTATTTGTTGAGGCGTTAAAAGCGGTAGCACCAATATTGGTTTTTGTTTTGGTTGTGTCGTCAATTGCCAATCAAAAAGTCGACGGTGAAGCAAATTTAAAACCGATTGTTGGATTATATTTACTTGGTACTCTAAGTGCTGCACTCGTTGCGGTATTTATGAGTTTTACTTTCCCAACAACATTATCTCTAGATTTAGCAGGAGTTGAAGCGAGCCCACCACAAGGTTTGCAAGAGGTTTTATCTACTCTAATTTATAAAGTGGTAGATAACCCAATCAATGCGATTGCCACCGGTAATTTCATCGGTATCTTAGCTTGGGGCTTAGGCTTAGGTTTTGCTCTTAAGCATGTCAATGCGTCAACGAAAACTATGGTTCATGATGTTGCCGATGGCATTTCAGCTATCGTACGCGTCGTTATTCGTTTTGCTCCATTTGGTATTTTTGGCTTGGTAGCAAACACTGTTGCCACAACAGGTTTTTCTGCATTGCAAGTATACGGTGAGTTATTATTTGTATTACTTGGTTCGATGTTAATTATCGCTCTTATCGTAAACCCTATTATTGTTTACGTGATAACCCGTAAAAATCCTTATCCATTAATTTTTATTTGTTTAAGAGGTTCAGGTATCACAGCCTTTTTCACTCGCAGTTCAGCGGCGAATATTCCTGTAAATATGCGCTTATGTAAGCAATTAGATTTACACGAAGATACCTATTCAGTCTCTATACCATTAGGGGCGACAATTAATATGGCTGGCGCAGCTATCACTATTACCGTATTGACGCTCGCGGCATGTAACACGCTAGGCATTAACGTTGATTTTGGTACTGCGGTATTACTGAGTGTTATTGCCTCTATTTCTGCTTGTGGTGCCTCTGGTGTTGCTGGTGGTTCATTATTATTAATACCGTTAGCTTGTAGCTTATTTGGCATCGACAACGATGTAGCTATGCAAGTTATTGCAATCGGTTTCGTCATCAGTGTGGTACAAGATTCGGCAGAAACGGCGTTGAATAGCTCTACCGACGTGGTATTTACGGCAGCGGCATCTCACCATATCAGCAAAAACTTATAG